One segment of Cynocephalus volans isolate mCynVol1 chromosome 8, mCynVol1.pri, whole genome shotgun sequence DNA contains the following:
- the DHRS3 gene encoding short-chain dehydrogenase/reductase 3 isoform X3 yields the protein MGTECHYFICDVGNREEVYQTAKAVREKVGDVTILVNNAAVVHGKSLMDSDDDALLKSQHINTLGQFWTTKAFLPRMLELQNGHIVCLNSVLALSAIPGAIDYCTSKASAFAFMESLTLGLLDCPGVSATTVLPFHTSTEMFQGMRVRFPNLFPPLKPETVARRTVEAVQLNQALLLLPWTMHALIILKSILPQAALEEIHRFSGTYTCMNTFKGRT from the exons ATGGGCACCGAGTGTCACTACTTCATCTGCGACGTGGGCAACCGGGAAGAGGTATACCAGACGGCCAAAGCTGTCCGTGAAAAG GTGGGTGACGTCACCATCCTGGTGAACAACGCCGCCGTGGTCCACGGGAAGAGCCTGATGGACAGTGACGATGATGCCCTCCTCAAGTCCCAGCACATCAACACCCTGGGCCAGTTCTGG accaccaaggccttcttgcCACGCATGCTAGAGCTGCAGAACGGCCACATCGTGTGCCTCAACTCTGTGCTGGCACTGTCCGCCATCCCCGGCGCCATCGACTACTGCACGTCCAAAGCATCAGCCTTCGCCTTCATGGAGAGCCTAACCCTGGGGCTGCTGGACTGTCCAGGCGTCAGCGCCACCACCGTGCTACCCTTCCACACCAGCACTGAGATGTTCCAGGGCATGAGGGTCAG GTTTCCCAACCTCTTCCCTCCGCTGAAGCCGGAGACGGTGGCCCGGAGGACAGTGGAAGCCGTGCAGCTCAATCAGGCCCTCCTGCTGCTCCCGTGGACGATGCACGCCCTCATTATCCTGAAGAG CATACTCCCACAGGCTGCTCTCGAGGAGATCCACAGATTCTCAGGAACCTACACCTGCATGAACACTTTCAAAGGGCGGACATAG